The DNA window GTCCAGACATATTGGAAGTCTGCGGGGCTCCAGGTGTGGCAAGACTCCATTTGGCCGCCCCCTAATCTGGCAACCTTCGGGGCTGTCCAGATACACCGTGGCTCTGAGAGGCACTCAGCTGTGATATGACACCTCCTGGCAGTGACCCCACAGGGCGGTGGCCGGGTGCCCCATGCCCCAATGTAGTGCCGTCCTGCTCTGCCGCCACCTTCCAGGTCTCCTGATCCAGGGTGGCCCCATCATTGCGACCCCCACTCTCCAGCTCAGCGGCGGCCAACCTGGGCCAGGATGCGAGCATTGGTGGCAGCCCGCTCCCTCAAAGCTCTGGCCCGAGCCTGCTCCAGTAAGATCTGCAGGAGGCCAATGGGGACATCCAGTGAGAGGGTGATGCGGGGAcccgggcgggggccggggctggggtaGCCCCAAGCACTGGAGGGGCCTGCGGTGCTGGCTGAGGTGCTCTCCGAGGTCACGAGGTGGGGAGTGGCCTGGGAAGTGTTCTGGAAGGCTGGGAGAGGGGTCGCAGGGACAAGCAGGGCCCTGCCCCACGTCAGGACCATCAGCACCAGCAGAGCCCACCTGGTCATCATGTGGTCAGGCTGCGAGGAAAAAAGAGGCTCAGGGCAGGGGCTCTGGGCAGCCATGGCACATGGATGAAGACAGATGGGGAAAGCAGACAGACAGGAAGAcccagggaaagagacagagattaGAGAGGCCCggcaaggaagggagagagatagaAGAGACAGAGATGAAAGGACTACACAGCCAGAGTGAGACTGAGGAAATCAAGACAGAGCTAGGCAGAGCAGGGGCCAAGGAGATAAAGAGAGCACAGCTAGGTCTAGATGTAGAGATAGAGATACTCTTGGGGAGGGGAacgggaaaagggagagaggagagggaggagacaaaccagaaTAGAGGGAGACTGGAAGAAAAACATGATACAAATAGGgatgcgggggcacctgggtggctcagtcagttcgaccttcggctcacgtcatgatccaggagtcctgggatcgagtcccacgttgagctccttgctcagcagggagtctgcttctccctcccccttcgcccctccccctgctcgtgcacacatattctctctcaaacaaataaataaaatcttaaagaaaaaaaaaaataggga is part of the Mustela nigripes isolate SB6536 chromosome 2, MUSNIG.SB6536, whole genome shotgun sequence genome and encodes:
- the UCN2 gene encoding urocortin-2, translated to MTRWALLVLMVLTWGRALLVPATPLPAFQNTSQATPHLVTSESTSASTAGPSSAWGYPSPGPRPGPRITLSLDVPIGLLQILLEQARARALRERAATNARILAQVGRR